DNA from Cutibacterium acnes:
CTGGACCCTACGCACCACCGAGCTGTTGGCCATAAGGGGTCGGGCCATGTTGGCGATGCGCGGATTCTCGAACATGGGATGGTAGTACCCACCCAAAGAGAACCCGGCATTGAAAGCCCTGGGATATTTAGTCGACAAATTGGCAGCGCAGTAGCCACCGGTGCTCCATCCACCGATGAAACGTGACCCGCGCTCGTGACCGACCCGGTAGTGCGACTCAAGCCGCGGGATAACAATCTTCATGATCCATGTCTCATGCCGGTAGGGACCAACGTCAACGCACTCGCTGTCGACACCGTCACGAATCTTGCCCGGCAAGAACACGATGACGAAGGGATTGACCTTCCTGCCCTTGATGAGTTCGGTTGCTGGACCGATGAAGTCGATCGACTTGTTGTCACGCTGACCAGTGTCATTGACGCCCCCGATGTAGAACAACACCGGAAATCGAGTGCGACGCTCCGACTTTTCAAAGTACTGGGGTGGCAGCCAGACTGGAACGCGCGCATATTGGGCATCCGCGCCAGGCACCGTTATTGCGCTCACCTGACCGTTGGGATGGGGGTTGGACTTACTGATCGGAATATCTTTGACCTTGGTGCGTCGGATCGGGACTAGATCATGGGTCGGAGCCTCTGGTTGGACCTCTCCCAACAGGTCAGACCATGACGTGAAAAACCCATACTCACGGTTGATATAGAGAAAGACGCCGGTAATCAGTAAGGCCTGCGCGAGCAAAATCACCACGAGATGGCCGAGACCGCGCAGGATCTTGCGCCACCAGCTTCCCGTACCCGCTAT
Protein-coding regions in this window:
- a CDS encoding alpha/beta hydrolase-fold protein, whose product is MMVSILSHKLCVAVLIAAFALPLAFVVWRAIAGTGSWWRKILRGLGHLVVILLAQALLITGVFLYINREYGFFTSWSDLLGEVQPEAPTHDLVPIRRTKVKDIPISKSNPHPNGQVSAITVPGADAQYARVPVWLPPQYFEKSERRTRFPVLFYIGGVNDTGQRDNKSIDFIGPATELIKGRKVNPFVIVFLPGKIRDGVDSECVDVGPYRHETWIMKIVIPRLESHYRVGHERGSRFIGGWSTGGYCAANLSTKYPRAFNAGFSLGGYYHPMFENPRIANMARPLMANSSVVRRVQERKIERSVRFLSVLNPNDLQSWGPGRVPVVSNGQVGPDGGQFYHVAKGMKQFTFILLTGGGHRVSVYTPYIEQSLQWLGQFGL